Proteins from a genomic interval of Paenibacillus sp. FSL R5-0623:
- a CDS encoding DUF5689 domain-containing protein, which translates to MALPLQIGLWNGDASVHAEGPTDPAPFIQAKVVNQNAGKKVLFDNSHGQTAGAADWVIDGGFSDFGNALANDGYDVKELRKTTPFTYDDLKEYNVFVIAEPQIPFKTSEQAALKQYVETGGSIFFVGDHYNADRNKNRWDGSEVINGYRRGAFEDPAKGMSTDERNSEAMQNVTGSDWLSDNFGVRFRYNALGDINANIVVPADQAFGITEGVSAVAMHAGSTLAITDPEKAKGIVYLPKTNAKWNNAVDQGVYNGGGIEEGPYVAVSKLGAGKAAFIGDSSPVEDASPKYLREETGTRKTTYDGFKEADDAVLLVNTVNWLATQENYTSLTEVNGLELDTATALLPFEEPAASTEPQAEPWSAPAAGYKWYDRSTFKAGSYGGPASSANAAYSFVKQDTLPNAEDFQVRVVVENMPPNTTVSGYSAGIYLTGGTQVAMIQNESGTWPTSYGYSSTFSVTSDSKGRAIKDLNVRIKPGTTGAASLRLRLNGSNLITNAVTVGNVPAEQLPEEEGPIPAAITVAEARTKAVGTTVTIEGVVTTEPGAFGGQAFYLQDETAGIYVFQHTSGFHAGDKVKVTAATTIYNSEFELTDIVAIEKTGTASVPAPIEVTAITDANQGQLVQLKDVTIENIISATPVGSFEFDAVAADGTSTHIRVDTRTGVTDTSFPYVAGDKISITGISAIFKDVYQLKPRSLNDFVPAEEQGGGEVPSTPAAGAPGKPVLSSDNGYTTGLFEGSYNVNMNLWWGENGSEYKLYENGVLIDTQKLTAASPSAQSSKTAITGKANGTYTYVAELTNDKGTTRSDVLTVQVTNAAPGKATLSQNNWDGDGNYNVSMNLWWGTNATEYRLYENDVLIDTQALNAVTPASQSATTELSGRANGTYTYRAELINAAGVTSTETITVQVTKALPLAS; encoded by the coding sequence ATGGCTTTGCCACTTCAGATCGGATTATGGAACGGAGATGCATCGGTTCATGCGGAAGGACCGACAGACCCGGCACCGTTCATCCAGGCAAAGGTTGTGAACCAAAATGCAGGTAAAAAAGTATTGTTCGACAACTCTCACGGCCAAACGGCTGGAGCTGCAGACTGGGTCATTGATGGTGGTTTCTCCGACTTCGGGAATGCACTCGCGAATGATGGTTACGATGTCAAAGAACTTCGCAAGACAACTCCATTTACCTATGATGATCTGAAAGAGTATAACGTATTCGTTATTGCAGAGCCTCAAATTCCTTTCAAAACATCCGAACAAGCAGCACTGAAACAATATGTTGAAACGGGCGGCAGCATCTTCTTTGTTGGAGATCACTATAATGCCGACCGTAATAAAAACCGCTGGGATGGCTCTGAAGTCATCAACGGCTATCGTCGGGGAGCATTCGAAGATCCGGCCAAAGGTATGAGCACTGATGAGCGTAATTCTGAAGCGATGCAAAATGTAACCGGCTCGGACTGGTTGTCCGATAACTTCGGCGTACGTTTCCGCTATAACGCACTTGGCGATATCAACGCCAATATCGTTGTACCGGCAGATCAAGCCTTCGGCATCACAGAAGGGGTATCGGCTGTAGCCATGCACGCCGGTTCAACACTCGCAATCACTGATCCGGAAAAAGCAAAAGGCATTGTGTACCTGCCAAAAACCAATGCAAAATGGAATAACGCAGTGGACCAAGGCGTCTACAACGGTGGCGGGATCGAAGAAGGTCCTTACGTAGCCGTATCCAAGCTGGGTGCAGGTAAGGCTGCTTTCATCGGTGACTCCTCTCCAGTAGAAGATGCATCACCAAAATACTTGCGTGAAGAGACAGGCACACGCAAAACAACTTATGACGGTTTCAAAGAAGCCGATGATGCCGTGTTGCTCGTGAACACCGTGAACTGGCTTGCTACACAAGAGAACTACACAAGCCTGACTGAAGTGAACGGACTTGAACTGGACACAGCTACAGCTTTGTTGCCATTCGAAGAGCCGGCTGCTTCCACAGAACCACAGGCTGAACCTTGGTCCGCACCTGCTGCCGGATACAAGTGGTACGATCGTTCCACGTTCAAGGCTGGTTCTTACGGCGGCCCTGCATCCAGTGCAAATGCTGCCTACAGCTTCGTGAAACAGGATACTCTCCCAAATGCAGAAGACTTCCAGGTTCGTGTAGTTGTAGAGAACATGCCACCCAACACAACCGTATCCGGTTATAGTGCCGGTATCTATCTGACTGGTGGAACACAGGTCGCCATGATCCAGAATGAAAGTGGTACTTGGCCGACTTCGTACGGCTACAGCTCCACATTCAGTGTAACCTCGGACAGTAAAGGTCGCGCGATCAAAGATCTGAACGTACGCATCAAACCAGGTACAACTGGCGCTGCCAGCTTGCGTCTGCGTCTGAATGGTAGCAACCTGATCACTAATGCCGTGACCGTAGGTAATGTGCCAGCAGAACAGCTTCCAGAAGAAGAAGGACCGATTCCAGCAGCTATCACCGTTGCTGAAGCACGCACCAAAGCAGTTGGCACTACCGTAACAATTGAAGGTGTTGTGACGACAGAGCCGGGTGCATTTGGTGGACAAGCCTTCTATCTTCAAGATGAAACTGCTGGAATATACGTGTTCCAGCATACTAGCGGCTTCCATGCTGGTGACAAGGTGAAAGTAACGGCAGCAACAACCATCTATAACAGCGAGTTTGAGCTTACCGATATCGTTGCGATTGAGAAAACAGGTACAGCCTCCGTACCTGCTCCAATCGAAGTAACAGCAATTACAGATGCGAACCAGGGTCAACTGGTTCAATTGAAGGATGTAACAATCGAGAATATCATCAGTGCTACACCAGTTGGATCATTTGAATTCGACGCGGTAGCAGCAGACGGAACAAGCACGCATATCCGTGTAGACACCCGTACAGGTGTGACAGATACATCCTTCCCTTATGTTGCAGGGGACAAGATCAGTATCACAGGCATTTCCGCTATTTTCAAAGATGTATATCAATTGAAACCAAGAAGTTTGAATGATTTTGTACCTGCTGAAGAGCAAGGTGGCGGCGAAGTGCCTTCCACTCCAGCTGCAGGAGCACCGGGTAAACCGGTGCTTTCTTCTGATAATGGATATACCACTGGCCTGTTCGAAGGTTCGTATAACGTAAACATGAACCTCTGGTGGGGCGAAAATGGTTCCGAGTACAAACTGTATGAGAACGGCGTTCTAATCGATACACAGAAGTTGACTGCGGCTTCACCATCGGCTCAGTCCTCCAAAACAGCTATTACAGGTAAAGCCAACGGTACGTATACCTACGTAGCCGAGCTGACCAATGACAAAGGCACAACACGCAGTGACGTGCTGACAGTACAAGTAACCAATGCTGCTCCAGGCAAAGCTACGTTGTCCCAAAACAACTGGGATGGTGATGGCAACTACAACGTATCCATGAACCTCTGGTGGGGTACAAACGCAACTGAATACCGTCTCTATGAGAATGATGTATTGATTGATACACAAGCGTTGAACGCAGTAACACCAGCTTCTCAAAGTGCTACAACTGAATTGTCCGGTCGCGCTAACGGAACGTACACGTACCGTGCTGAGCTGATCAACGCCGCAGGCGTAACCAGCACCGAGACAATTACAGTTCAAGTGACCAAAGCGTTGCCTTTGGCTAGTTAA
- a CDS encoding RNA polymerase sigma factor, with translation MNSTRINEAYINYKSEITRYLSHIVKQPQDAEDLAQDCFIRLMNVTVDIPEDRILYYLKRIARNLAMDSFRRRTRTLRRDSRLEVPTHHVDTSHLEISEGVHDLVSHINNTEHRKILELRLIHGYSIKETAELVNRSEGMIKSSVFHAVNRIRAKVIS, from the coding sequence ATGAACAGCACACGAATTAATGAAGCTTATATCAACTATAAATCAGAAATCACGAGGTATCTATCCCATATCGTCAAACAACCGCAAGATGCAGAAGATTTGGCACAGGATTGTTTCATTCGATTAATGAACGTTACCGTGGATATCCCTGAAGATCGCATTCTCTATTATCTCAAACGCATTGCCCGTAACCTGGCGATGGACAGCTTCCGCAGGCGGACCCGTACACTCAGACGAGACAGCCGTCTGGAGGTACCTACCCACCACGTCGATACATCCCACCTTGAAATTAGCGAAGGTGTTCATGATCTTGTTTCCCATATTAACAACACCGAACATCGTAAAATATTAGAACTTCGCCTCATCCATGGATACTCCATTAAGGAAACGGCAGAGCTGGTGAATCGCAGTGAAGGTATGATTAAATCCTCTGTCTTCCATGCCGTCAATCGAATTCGGGCCAAAGTCATCTCATAA
- a CDS encoding ABC transporter ATP-binding protein — translation MLQVEQLSHSFRNGQGTVPVLQDINLTIGEGKMVALLGSSGSGKSTLLNLMAGLMKPDQGKILIAGQDIVRFSENRLAEFRRNHIGFIFQSYELLSNLTIRENVELPLVFMGVSPSKRKAKALKLLEQVGLGEKASLFPSQLSGGQQQRVSIARSLITEPSVIFADEPTGNLDTETEEEIIAILQQLNRDMNTTFVIVTHEAEVAEQMQVVLTLQHGILVEEAVRKV, via the coding sequence ATGCTTCAAGTTGAACAATTATCCCACTCGTTTCGCAATGGCCAGGGAACCGTGCCGGTTCTTCAAGATATCAACCTGACGATTGGAGAAGGCAAGATGGTGGCCCTGCTGGGCAGTTCGGGTTCAGGCAAGTCTACACTGCTTAATCTGATGGCGGGGCTGATGAAACCGGATCAGGGCAAGATTCTAATTGCTGGACAAGATATTGTACGTTTCAGTGAAAATCGCCTGGCGGAGTTCAGGCGCAATCATATCGGGTTTATTTTTCAATCCTATGAGCTGCTGTCCAATCTTACGATCCGGGAAAATGTAGAGTTACCCTTGGTGTTCATGGGTGTAAGCCCTTCGAAACGCAAAGCAAAAGCATTAAAGCTGTTGGAGCAGGTTGGACTTGGGGAAAAGGCAAGCTTATTCCCGTCCCAGTTGTCGGGCGGTCAACAACAACGTGTCAGTATTGCACGTTCGCTCATTACCGAACCCTCGGTGATCTTTGCAGATGAGCCGACGGGAAATTTGGATACCGAGACGGAGGAAGAGATCATTGCGATTTTGCAGCAGCTTAACCGGGATATGAATACAACCTTTGTCATTGTGACACATGAAGCAGAGGTCGCCGAGCAGATGCAGGTCGTTCTTACCCTGCAACATGGAATACTGGTCGAAGAAGCTGTAAGGAAAGTTTGA
- a CDS encoding response regulator transcription factor: MRQKEILIIEDEESIRDILSYSLRKEGFEIKEAATGKEGLDLLRDSKPDLILLDLMLPDMSGFDVCRQLSVNSKIPVIMITAKSDMLDKVLGMELGADDYITKPFDIREVVARIRAIFRRIDLISETLENQSYEVVRLGKHIEIRKDEREVWKDGERAGLTNKEYDLLLFLVTHHRKVHTRSELLDKVWGFDFAGDTRTVDIHVQRIRKKLDSGVQGISMIETVFGVGYKLNIQVQT, from the coding sequence ATGAGACAAAAAGAGATTTTAATTATTGAGGACGAGGAGTCCATTCGCGATATTTTGTCCTATTCGTTACGTAAGGAAGGATTTGAGATCAAGGAAGCAGCTACGGGAAAAGAGGGCCTGGATCTGCTTCGGGATTCGAAGCCGGATCTGATCCTGCTGGATCTGATGCTGCCGGATATGAGCGGTTTTGATGTGTGCAGACAATTATCTGTGAACTCCAAGATACCTGTCATCATGATCACTGCGAAGTCGGACATGCTGGACAAGGTACTTGGCATGGAGCTTGGGGCGGATGATTATATCACGAAACCTTTTGATATCCGGGAGGTGGTTGCGCGCATTCGGGCGATCTTTCGCCGGATTGATCTCATCAGCGAGACACTGGAGAATCAGTCCTATGAGGTAGTAAGGCTGGGCAAGCATATTGAGATTCGCAAGGATGAACGGGAAGTGTGGAAAGACGGGGAACGGGCAGGACTCACGAATAAGGAATATGATCTGTTGTTATTTCTCGTGACCCATCATCGTAAGGTTCATACACGTTCTGAACTGCTGGACAAGGTATGGGGATTTGATTTTGCAGGGGATACCCGAACAGTGGATATTCATGTGCAACGGATTCGCAAGAAACTGGATAGTGGTGTGCAAGGCATTTCGATGATTGAAACGGTATTCGGTGTGGGGTACAAGCTGAATATTCAGGTACAGACATGA
- a CDS encoding HAMP domain-containing sensor histidine kinase, protein MKWTIQFKMVVLFSVIVFIGFSVLLILSNKVAQENMYREVHEDMVQSKRNLDIALNQYFLIHNKRMSRDSLEAGSRELAEQIGSAVGGEITVFRPDASSYGLVGNEVNVAKRSDHPDMEEAKHSRIAYTTVVDKGQVTASLSFPLQTDQQLIGIVQMEKDYTDLFKRNLRFQNTIKLFAAVIFVFLFIASIFISRKITQPIRVLTKRSAEVAQGSLNADIQITTKDEIGELASSFTVMIDRIREQIDVIERERDEVKQVQARSKVFFDNVTHELKTPLTTILGYAQILRDNGFTDQDFFDKGMNYIIKESQRLNTMVADILEVSVSSAVIQAYRFERIDVSDIIREACEDMSIKAGKYNIGIHYELEEHQYLQGDRDKLKEVFLNVLDNSIKYSDVNSIIEVQSFRLADVIAIVIRDQGEGIGAEALQHVFEPFYQDKEINRAEKGSAGLGLSIVKNIVERHGGTVEMKSIMRQGTQVNISLPGEMNT, encoded by the coding sequence ATGAAGTGGACGATCCAGTTCAAAATGGTGGTGTTATTCTCGGTCATTGTCTTTATCGGATTCTCCGTTCTGCTGATTCTATCCAATAAGGTAGCTCAGGAGAATATGTACCGGGAAGTGCATGAGGATATGGTGCAATCCAAACGAAATCTGGACATCGCGCTGAATCAATACTTCCTGATCCATAACAAACGCATGAGCAGAGACTCGCTCGAAGCCGGAAGTCGCGAGCTCGCGGAGCAGATTGGATCAGCCGTTGGAGGGGAGATTACAGTATTTCGTCCTGATGCCTCGTCATACGGATTGGTGGGCAACGAGGTTAACGTGGCTAAGCGGTCTGACCATCCTGATATGGAAGAAGCCAAACACTCCCGAATCGCGTACACCACAGTTGTGGATAAAGGCCAGGTCACGGCCAGTCTGTCCTTCCCGCTCCAGACGGATCAACAATTGATTGGAATCGTACAGATGGAGAAGGATTATACGGACTTGTTTAAACGCAACCTTCGTTTTCAAAATACGATCAAGCTGTTCGCAGCGGTTATTTTTGTATTTTTATTTATCGCATCCATCTTTATTTCCCGGAAAATCACACAACCCATCCGTGTACTCACAAAACGTTCTGCCGAAGTGGCCCAAGGGAGTCTGAACGCAGACATCCAGATTACCACCAAGGATGAGATCGGTGAACTGGCTTCAAGCTTCACCGTCATGATTGATCGGATAAGGGAGCAGATTGATGTGATTGAGCGGGAGCGGGACGAAGTGAAACAAGTACAGGCGCGAAGCAAAGTCTTTTTTGACAATGTGACGCATGAATTAAAGACACCGCTCACGACGATTCTGGGATACGCCCAGATTTTGCGGGATAACGGATTCACCGATCAGGACTTTTTTGACAAAGGCATGAATTATATTATCAAGGAAAGCCAGCGTCTCAACACGATGGTTGCTGATATTCTGGAGGTGTCGGTCTCGTCTGCGGTCATTCAGGCGTACCGATTTGAACGTATAGATGTATCGGACATCATTCGTGAAGCTTGTGAGGACATGTCGATTAAGGCGGGCAAGTATAATATAGGCATCCATTATGAGCTGGAGGAACATCAGTATTTACAGGGAGATCGGGATAAGTTGAAGGAGGTCTTCCTTAACGTTCTGGATAACTCAATCAAGTACAGTGATGTGAATTCAATCATCGAGGTGCAATCTTTCCGGTTGGCTGATGTCATAGCTATCGTAATTCGTGATCAGGGAGAGGGTATTGGTGCTGAGGCACTTCAGCATGTATTTGAACCTTTTTACCAGGATAAAGAGATCAATAGGGCGGAGAAAGGCAGCGCGGGGCTCGGCTTGTCTATTGTGAAGAACATCGTTGAACGTCACGGAGGAACAGTGGAGATGAAGAGTATCATGCGTCAAGGGACACAAGTAAATATCAGTCTTCCGGGGGAAATGAACACATGA
- a CDS encoding ABC transporter permease codes for MRIRDVARMAWGQIIRRKMVTLLCMMGLSIGSAAMIIALSVGQSVQTYSERTLNDNYKMDEITITPNEGIRTGNGKGSGQTSKFERGALTLEKIQIIQRLPHVVAVAPMLKLDSLEMVLPDGRSTYVEVIGTQLETLGGFGYKYAEGRGTEDGRMAVTSYGTAFGLVDPKVTQKLFEQLNADPYNNALLEEYMAIASKQDQLVQQHVQFRYEDFVNASKTRMSGSIRVSGELMKPSNMDDMTAQGDKKVYLPLDTARALQDELGLQQADNSSAKHLNSALVKVEDKRYVSQVEEQIQKLTLNTQSNLFQEEAMAGQLAMYQKAALGIGGFIMLLASLSIIVAMIMSTHQRRKQIGVMKVLGANLWQIRQMFITEAAMLGLMGGVAGVGIAFAALGGVNSLLASQMADQMNGPMTVVIQQSALPLGIVFAVLVGIVSGIYPAISASRTNALTVIKSM; via the coding sequence GTGAGAATACGGGATGTAGCACGTATGGCCTGGGGACAGATCATTCGCAGAAAAATGGTCACCCTGTTGTGCATGATGGGGCTGTCCATCGGCTCTGCCGCCATGATCATTGCACTTAGCGTGGGGCAGTCCGTACAGACCTATAGCGAGAGAACATTAAACGACAATTACAAGATGGATGAGATTACGATTACGCCCAATGAAGGCATTCGTACGGGGAACGGCAAGGGGAGCGGTCAGACATCGAAGTTTGAACGGGGCGCGTTGACGTTGGAAAAGATCCAGATTATCCAAAGGCTCCCCCATGTGGTTGCCGTGGCTCCCATGTTAAAGCTGGATTCGCTGGAAATGGTGCTTCCAGATGGTCGCAGTACCTATGTTGAAGTCATTGGTACACAGCTCGAGACCCTGGGTGGGTTTGGATACAAGTATGCTGAGGGGCGTGGTACGGAAGATGGTCGTATGGCGGTGACCAGTTATGGGACCGCATTCGGACTCGTAGACCCGAAAGTAACTCAGAAGTTATTCGAGCAGTTGAATGCTGATCCATATAACAATGCGCTTTTGGAAGAGTATATGGCGATCGCATCGAAGCAGGATCAGCTCGTCCAGCAGCATGTTCAATTTCGATATGAAGACTTTGTGAATGCAAGCAAAACCAGAATGAGCGGCTCCATACGTGTATCTGGAGAACTAATGAAACCCTCCAATATGGATGATATGACTGCTCAAGGTGACAAAAAAGTGTATCTGCCACTCGATACAGCTCGTGCATTGCAGGATGAGCTTGGATTGCAACAGGCAGACAATAGTTCGGCCAAACATCTTAACTCGGCCTTGGTCAAGGTAGAGGATAAACGCTATGTATCTCAGGTGGAAGAACAGATCCAAAAGCTGACGTTAAACACACAGAGCAATCTGTTCCAGGAGGAAGCGATGGCAGGCCAACTGGCGATGTACCAAAAAGCGGCACTGGGCATCGGTGGTTTTATCATGCTGCTGGCCTCATTATCCATTATTGTGGCAATGATTATGTCTACGCATCAACGGCGTAAGCAGATTGGTGTAATGAAGGTGCTGGGTGCGAATCTGTGGCAGATCCGCCAGATGTTTATTACGGAAGCAGCGATGCTTGGATTAATGGGCGGTGTGGCTGGTGTGGGGATTGCCTTTGCTGCCCTCGGCGGGGTGAACAGTCTGCTGGCGAGTCAGATGGCAGATCAGATGAATGGTCCGATGACCGTCGTTATTCAGCAGTCGGCTTTGCCACTGGGCATCGTTTTTGCTGTTCTGGTTGGCATTGTATCGGGTATATATCCGGCAATCAGCGCATCTCGGACCAATGCATTAACTGTGATCAAATCAATGTAA
- a CDS encoding efflux RND transporter periplasmic adaptor subunit has protein sequence MKKWIKIIITVVLLAGVGYWLYEKYKPKPEAPIEIPPPITFDVTQETMTQTIQVKGKSVYTDQTDIFAPYASNIKQWNVKSGEQVSKGDILFTLDTSTLQTEVEQLQSDLEKAQLENKMNQVSLDQANMSESLGVTEEERKKAFADREGKRLTNELNQKALVLKEKEIQKKQAVISKSVVYASASGIFQMNEEDSKTRAVTEGQLIGSITNISKLKFMTIVGEEEMFRLKVGMPVKVRMTALKGLQFTGKVSKVSKFARKSTDTDLKQASQFDVVIDLKPDARMYGGVSLEGDIETMRKDKVTVVSSLAIMRDQTEPYVLLDKGNGQTEPLTIQAGMESGDKTEVVSGLKPGDIVVLP, from the coding sequence ATGAAGAAATGGATTAAAATCATCATCACCGTTGTACTTTTGGCAGGTGTAGGGTACTGGTTGTATGAAAAGTACAAGCCAAAACCGGAGGCGCCTATAGAGATTCCGCCCCCGATTACCTTTGATGTGACACAGGAAACGATGACGCAAACGATACAGGTGAAGGGAAAATCCGTATACACCGATCAGACGGATATCTTCGCTCCGTATGCTTCCAACATCAAGCAGTGGAACGTGAAAAGTGGTGAGCAGGTGAGCAAAGGCGATATCCTGTTTACCCTCGATACTTCTACGTTGCAAACGGAAGTAGAACAGTTGCAGAGTGATCTGGAGAAAGCCCAGCTGGAAAATAAGATGAATCAGGTTAGCCTGGATCAGGCGAATATGAGCGAGTCGCTTGGCGTGACGGAAGAGGAGCGCAAGAAGGCATTTGCAGATCGGGAAGGTAAACGCCTGACGAATGAGTTGAATCAAAAAGCGCTGGTCCTCAAGGAGAAGGAGATACAGAAAAAGCAGGCAGTAATAAGTAAGTCTGTTGTATATGCTTCCGCTTCCGGTATATTTCAGATGAATGAAGAGGATAGCAAGACACGTGCGGTGACGGAAGGACAGCTGATCGGATCCATTACAAACATCAGCAAACTGAAATTTATGACGATCGTTGGTGAGGAAGAAATGTTCAGGCTCAAGGTGGGAATGCCGGTTAAGGTGCGAATGACAGCGCTGAAAGGCCTGCAATTCACCGGAAAGGTGAGTAAGGTATCCAAATTCGCCCGCAAGAGTACCGATACGGACCTCAAGCAAGCTTCACAGTTTGACGTGGTCATTGATCTGAAGCCGGACGCCAGAATGTATGGAGGCGTGAGTCTGGAAGGCGATATCGAGACAATGCGGAAGGATAAAGTGACGGTAGTGTCCAGCCTCGCGATCATGCGGGATCAGACCGAGCCTTACGTACTGTTAGACAAAGGGAACGGACAGACAGAGCCGCTGACCATTCAGGCTGGAATGGAATCAGGGGACAAGACGGAAGTGGTTAGCGGGTTAAAACCGGGAGACATTGTCGTTTTACCGTAG